One part of the Microbulbifer sp. THAF38 genome encodes these proteins:
- a CDS encoding PLP-dependent aminotransferase family protein, which produces MRYKILAKQFINDIQQKRVQPGQRLPSLRSFAAQQEVSLTTAVNCYRYLEELGWVRSRPKSGFFASEPLVSSTRNQSAITKSSNDLTKFSKRRLLTNSGPLGISLPAIDLLPTEALQRSMYRSIRDQGNKVHFYPDPLGEPHLRQALSRHFSNSGFNFSEHELVISNGCLDAVRIAVEVTTKPGDTVAVCSPCFTTLIHLLVKLHRKVLEIPMTEKGIDLEQLEQHMYMRTINAGLFNCSNINPTGISLCKTQKQKLANLATQYQIPIIEDDIYIEISHQPTLPLPVYNWDQEGYILWCSSVSKTLAAGYRVGWCLPGRYLECYQDRLLHESLGVSTSTQLALADFISSGQYARHLNNLKSQLNHQVNEYRHYLIKKLPNNVKISAPQGGLVLWVQVPGLNCESMVSKLQAMKVDIRLGQDFSTQGLYQEFFRINCGWPLKNKDGNISLAGQQLEKIIKLIHELI; this is translated from the coding sequence GTGAGATACAAAATATTAGCCAAACAATTTATCAACGATATTCAGCAAAAACGTGTACAACCAGGACAACGCTTACCTTCTCTACGCAGCTTTGCTGCACAACAAGAGGTAAGCCTAACTACAGCAGTAAATTGCTATCGTTACTTGGAAGAACTCGGGTGGGTGCGCTCAAGACCTAAGTCTGGTTTTTTTGCCTCAGAGCCGCTTGTCTCCTCCACTCGCAATCAATCCGCCATTACAAAATCATCCAATGACTTGACCAAATTTTCCAAACGCCGCCTGTTAACTAATTCGGGGCCTCTTGGTATTTCGCTACCCGCTATAGATCTATTACCCACAGAGGCCCTGCAACGCAGTATGTACAGATCAATTCGAGATCAAGGAAATAAAGTCCACTTTTATCCTGACCCCTTAGGTGAACCCCACCTAAGACAAGCGCTTAGTCGACATTTTTCAAACAGCGGTTTTAATTTTAGCGAGCACGAACTCGTTATCTCAAATGGTTGCTTGGATGCAGTACGTATAGCTGTAGAGGTCACTACTAAACCAGGTGATACGGTCGCTGTTTGCTCTCCTTGCTTTACTACATTAATACATCTGCTGGTAAAGCTTCACCGGAAAGTTTTAGAGATTCCTATGACGGAGAAAGGAATAGACTTGGAACAACTCGAGCAGCACATGTATATGAGAACTATTAACGCTGGTTTATTTAATTGCAGTAATATAAACCCAACAGGTATTTCCCTATGCAAGACCCAAAAGCAAAAGCTTGCAAACCTGGCAACTCAATACCAGATACCTATTATCGAAGATGATATTTATATAGAGATTAGCCATCAGCCTACTCTGCCACTTCCAGTCTACAATTGGGATCAGGAAGGTTATATACTCTGGTGTAGCTCTGTTTCAAAGACCTTAGCTGCAGGTTATCGAGTTGGTTGGTGCTTACCCGGGCGATATCTAGAGTGTTACCAAGACCGGCTTCTCCATGAAAGCTTAGGCGTTAGTACTTCTACACAATTAGCATTGGCTGACTTTATTAGTAGCGGACAGTATGCTAGGCACTTGAACAATCTAAAATCCCAACTTAACCATCAGGTGAATGAGTATCGTCACTATCTAATTAAAAAACTGCCCAATAATGTAAAGATTAGTGCACCACAGGGTGGATTAGTCTTATGGGTTCAAGTCCCAGGCCTAAATTGTGAATCCATGGTTAGTAAACTTCAGGCTATGAAAGTAGACATTCGTCTTGGGCAGGACTTTAGCACTCAAGGTTTATACCAGGAGTTCTTTAGAATTAATTGTGGCTGGCCCCTTAAAAATAAAGATGGGAATATCTCTCTTGCAGGGCAACAACTAGAAAAAATAATCAAGCTCATCCATGAGCTAATTTAG
- a CDS encoding GFA family protein, translated as MNDTNQVQGSCLCGSVTIKAELPSSDLGVCHCGMCKKWSGGPLLAVDCQTSVEISGEEHVSVFDSSDWAERGFCSNCGSHLFYRLKETQQYSVPAGIFELPPEVTMTHQIFIDEKPTYYSFANETRNITGLELVTEFSGE; from the coding sequence ATGAATGATACTAATCAAGTCCAGGGAAGCTGCCTGTGCGGTTCTGTGACCATTAAGGCTGAGTTGCCTTCTTCTGACCTTGGGGTCTGTCATTGTGGTATGTGTAAGAAATGGAGTGGTGGCCCACTGTTGGCAGTAGACTGCCAGACCAGTGTTGAAATCTCCGGTGAAGAACATGTATCGGTATTTGACTCTTCAGACTGGGCTGAGCGTGGTTTCTGCTCTAATTGTGGCTCCCATCTCTTCTACCGCTTAAAGGAAACTCAGCAGTATTCGGTACCTGCAGGTATCTTCGAGCTTCCCCCAGAAGTAACAATGACCCATCAGATATTTATTGATGAGAAGCCCACTTACTATAGCTTCGCCAACGAGACCAGAAATATAACCGGCCTAGAGTTGGTCACTGAATTTTCTGGGGAGTGA